One part of the Candidatus Borreliella tachyglossi genome encodes these proteins:
- the gnd gene encoding decarboxylating NADP(+)-dependent phosphogluconate dehydrogenase, with product MDVGVYGLGIMGSNLALNIADSGFNVSVYNRDSERTEAFLVNSSHKKINGFKDIETFIRSLKRPRKIILMVASSAVDKVVEQILPLVEKFDIIIDGGNSHYKSTMRRELELFSRDIYFVGLGISGGEEGARFGASLMYGGSQKAYELIEPILSKIAAKTQLGDICSAYMGENGAGHYVKMVHNGIEYADMQLISEAYFFMKRAFNLDNLRISEVFDKWGEGELSSYLIEITSKILKYKENNEYLLDKILDVANQKGTGKWASVEALESNVPVNLIFESVFARFLSGLKHERIIASDILKMNVDSFEFELSDWILDLYYALLVSKILAYAQGFMMLKMASTNYKWDLNLGKISLVWREGCIIRSAFLQKIKLAYDKNPHLINLIFDDYFLEIIREHHKSLRRIVSKASEIGIPLPAFYASLSFLDSYSTSYLPANLIQAQRDFFGAHSFERLDSKRGEFFHSTWE from the coding sequence ATGGATGTTGGTGTTTATGGTCTAGGTATTATGGGTAGCAATTTAGCCTTAAATATTGCTGATAGTGGATTTAATGTTTCTGTTTATAATAGAGATAGTGAGAGAACAGAGGCCTTTCTTGTAAACAGTTCTCATAAAAAGATTAATGGATTTAAAGATATTGAGACTTTTATTAGAAGTTTAAAAAGGCCGAGAAAAATTATTTTGATGGTAGCAAGCTCAGCTGTAGACAAGGTAGTTGAACAAATTCTACCTTTGGTTGAAAAATTTGACATTATTATTGATGGTGGGAATTCTCATTATAAGAGTACGATGAGGAGAGAGCTGGAATTATTTTCTAGGGATATTTATTTCGTTGGACTTGGGATTTCAGGAGGTGAAGAAGGTGCAAGATTTGGAGCTTCGTTAATGTATGGTGGGAGTCAAAAGGCTTACGAATTAATTGAGCCTATCTTGAGCAAGATAGCTGCTAAGACCCAATTAGGAGATATTTGTTCTGCTTATATGGGTGAAAATGGCGCTGGACATTATGTAAAAATGGTTCACAATGGGATTGAATATGCAGATATGCAACTTATTAGTGAAGCATATTTTTTTATGAAGAGAGCTTTTAATTTGGATAATTTAAGAATTTCTGAAGTATTTGACAAGTGGGGCGAAGGGGAGCTATCTAGTTATTTGATAGAAATAACATCTAAAATACTAAAATATAAGGAAAATAATGAATATTTACTTGATAAAATTTTAGATGTTGCAAATCAAAAGGGTACTGGAAAGTGGGCTTCAGTTGAGGCTCTTGAATCAAATGTGCCGGTAAATTTGATCTTTGAATCTGTGTTCGCAAGGTTTTTATCGGGATTGAAGCATGAAAGAATAATTGCTAGTGACATCCTTAAAATGAATGTGGATTCTTTTGAATTTGAGCTTAGTGATTGGATTCTAGATCTCTATTATGCCCTTTTGGTTTCAAAAATCTTAGCTTATGCTCAGGGTTTTATGATGCTTAAGATGGCATCCACTAATTATAAGTGGGATTTAAACTTAGGAAAAATTTCTTTGGTTTGGAGAGAGGGTTGCATAATTAGAAGTGCCTTCTTGCAGAAGATTAAATTAGCATATGACAAAAATCCTCATCTTATTAATTTGATTTTTGATGATTATTTTTTGGAGATAATAAGAGAACATCATAAGTCTTTAAGACGTATAGTTTCAAAAGCTAGCGAGATTGGAATACCTTTGCCAGCATTTTATGCAAGTCTTTCCTTTCTGGATTCTTATTCTACTAGTTACTTGCCAGCTAATTTAATTCAGGCCCAAAGGGATTTCTTTGGTGCACATAGTTTTGAAAGGCTTGATTCAAAAAGAGGTGAATTTTTTCATAGTACTTGGGAATAA
- the htpG gene encoding molecular chaperone HtpG — protein sequence MKKQFDTEVNDLLYLIIHSLYSHKEIFLRELISNASDAIDKLKFLNLTNEKFKNINLDPKIEISFDEKVIKIKDNGIGMNEDDLINHLGIIAKSGTKEFITNLKKDEKKAASLIGQFGVGFYSAFIVSERVEVVTKKALENTAYIWSSDGKTGYEIDKTEKDEMGTEITLYLNEEGIEYANKWKIQEIIKKYSNHINYPIFIKYKEPLMKDGKQDGFEEKEDKLNDTTAIWIKNKNEITDEEYNEFYKNLTFDYENPLIHIHTKAEGSIEYINLFYVPSKAPYDLYYPNPKPGVKLFINRIFITDSEGSLLPNYLRFIKGIIDCQDLPLNVSREILQQNKMLSKIKSSSVKKILSELEKLSEADPSKFHEFSKEFGRCLKEGVYSDFDNRDKLISLIRFKSSNVDGLVSLREYKNRMIEEQKSIYYITGGKENILKANPIVNAYRERGYETLIMDDELDEAILNFITEYDGIKLKAINKNETSNELKDENFKKVEEEFKDILLRVKEILKNDVKDVLLSATLTKEPSAIIIDSTDPTYQMQRIMMSMGQEVKEIKPILELNPNNKIIQNLKTLDNENLEKISLILLEEAMITSGLPSKNPSQFINILNEILEKNI from the coding sequence ATGAAAAAACAATTTGACACAGAAGTTAATGATTTACTTTACTTAATCATACATTCACTTTATTCTCATAAAGAAATATTTTTACGAGAATTAATATCAAATGCTTCTGATGCCATTGACAAACTTAAATTTTTAAACTTAACAAATGAAAAATTTAAGAATATCAACTTAGATCCAAAAATAGAAATAAGCTTTGATGAGAAAGTTATTAAGATAAAAGACAATGGAATTGGAATGAATGAGGATGACCTAATTAATCATCTTGGCATAATTGCAAAATCAGGAACCAAAGAATTTATAACCAACTTAAAAAAAGATGAGAAAAAGGCTGCAAGTTTAATTGGACAGTTTGGAGTTGGATTTTACAGTGCTTTTATTGTATCGGAAAGAGTTGAGGTTGTAACAAAAAAAGCTTTGGAAAACACTGCCTATATCTGGTCTAGTGATGGCAAAACCGGATATGAAATAGACAAGACAGAAAAAGATGAAATGGGGACTGAAATAACTCTTTATCTTAATGAAGAAGGAATTGAATACGCTAACAAATGGAAAATTCAAGAGATTATAAAAAAATATTCAAACCATATTAATTATCCTATTTTCATTAAATATAAAGAACCTTTAATGAAAGATGGAAAACAGGATGGATTTGAAGAAAAAGAAGACAAATTAAACGACACAACAGCAATTTGGATAAAAAACAAAAATGAAATTACTGATGAAGAGTACAATGAATTTTACAAGAATCTAACTTTTGATTACGAGAATCCATTAATTCATATTCATACAAAAGCTGAAGGCAGTATTGAATATATCAACCTTTTCTACGTCCCGAGCAAAGCACCTTATGATTTATATTACCCAAACCCCAAACCTGGTGTAAAATTATTCATAAATAGAATTTTCATTACAGACTCTGAAGGTAGCTTGCTTCCAAATTACTTAAGATTCATAAAGGGTATAATAGATTGCCAAGACTTACCATTAAATGTAAGTAGAGAAATTCTACAACAAAACAAAATGCTGTCTAAAATCAAATCATCTTCTGTAAAAAAAATACTTAGCGAACTTGAAAAGCTAAGTGAAGCCGACCCTTCCAAGTTCCATGAATTTTCCAAAGAATTCGGACGATGCTTAAAAGAAGGGGTTTATTCTGATTTTGATAACAGAGACAAGCTCATATCCTTAATTAGATTCAAGTCTTCTAATGTAGATGGACTTGTATCTCTAAGAGAATACAAAAATAGAATGATTGAGGAACAAAAAAGCATATACTATATAACCGGAGGGAAAGAAAATATACTGAAAGCCAATCCCATTGTAAATGCTTACAGAGAAAGAGGATATGAAACTCTTATCATGGATGATGAACTTGATGAGGCAATTTTAAATTTCATTACAGAATATGACGGAATAAAACTAAAAGCAATAAATAAAAATGAAACAAGTAACGAACTTAAAGATGAAAATTTCAAAAAAGTGGAAGAAGAATTCAAGGACATTTTATTAAGGGTAAAAGAAATACTTAAAAATGATGTCAAAGATGTTTTACTCTCAGCAACTCTAACTAAAGAACCATCAGCAATAATAATTGACAGTACTGACCCTACTTATCAAATGCAAAGAATTATGATGTCAATGGGTCAAGAGGTCAAAGAAATAAAACCTATTCTAGAACTCAATCCAAACAATAAAATCATTCAAAATTTAAAAACCTTAGATAACGAAAATTTAGAAAAAATAAGCCTAATACTACTTGAAGAGGCTATGATAACTTCAGGCCTACCAAGCAAAAACCCAAGCCAATTTATCAACATTTTAAATGAAATCCTAGAGAAAAATATATAG
- the fliS gene encoding flagellar export chaperone FliS, with protein MIVKEDIYKKTQINTSSPLSILVMLYEKAIQDLEIAKEFYQKEDSKSIVQADEKVYHAQDILIELMSTLNFEDGGDISNNLFSIYSFLNKELEKVTLEKNRDIIQDVLKHLKNLHTTWKKLLKKDNNINNKKLGINIVS; from the coding sequence TTGATAGTAAAAGAAGACATATACAAAAAAACACAGATCAACACATCAAGCCCCCTTTCAATACTGGTAATGCTTTATGAGAAAGCAATACAAGATCTAGAAATTGCTAAAGAATTTTACCAAAAAGAAGATTCAAAAAGCATAGTACAAGCTGATGAAAAAGTTTACCATGCACAAGACATACTTATTGAATTGATGTCTACACTAAATTTTGAAGATGGTGGTGACATTTCTAACAATTTATTCTCAATATATTCCTTTCTAAATAAAGAATTAGAAAAGGTTACATTAGAAAAAAACAGAGATATCATTCAAGATGTACTAAAGCATCTTAAAAATTTGCACACAACCTGGAAAAAGCTGCTTAAAAAGGATAATAACATCAATAACAAGAAATTAGGAATTAATATTGTCAGCTAG
- the ligA gene encoding NAD-dependent DNA ligase LigA gives MSRNIEDEILSLKRLIRKWNKEYYVDSSPSVGDLTYDKALLRLQELENKYPEYKTPDSPTLRFGSDLLNSFKEVEHAFPILSLDKAYDTKGLLSWIQRVGLEGSSLELSNGISVEPKIDGCSIVLYYKDGILDKALTRGDGKVGNDVTENIRTIKNIPLFIDKGVELVLRGEIYISKENFLKINKTFGKPYINARNLASGILRRVNSREVSNFPLDIFVYDVLYSSLELNTNHDAFDELKKLGFKVNPLFKFFVGTSLEEDVISYVKEIMDKREFFEYEIDGVVLKVDNFILRETLGYTSHHPKWSIAYKFESLASISRVIDIFVQVGRSGKITPVAYVERVLVAGAFITNATLHNQDYIDSIGLNVGDVVSISRRGDVIPAVESVVEKLSVGSFKIPHTCPSCGMSLIREGAHLFCMNRDCNSRIIEQIKYFCSKKCMDITGFSEKTIEFLFKMNFIYSEMDLYTFDFDKLANMKGFKLKRIDSFKSSIENSKKKPFRKLLLGMGIKELGENTVALLIANNLNSFDAISILCKDKEGALAELLKIKGIGERIALNIIESFNDDAILNKFNFFKEIGFKMEEGNATDYSLNIAFLFGKKFCITGSFQEYSRHTLIEKFTKEGAIFNSSVTRSLDFLLVGDKSGSKVKRAKELGIKIVSLDDIKASLNLDD, from the coding sequence ATGAGCAGAAATATAGAAGACGAAATTTTATCTTTGAAAAGATTAATCAGAAAATGGAATAAAGAATATTATGTTGATTCTTCACCGAGTGTAGGTGATTTGACTTATGATAAAGCTCTTTTGCGACTTCAAGAGTTGGAAAACAAATACCCTGAATACAAAACTCCAGATTCCCCTACTCTTAGATTTGGGAGCGATCTTTTAAATAGCTTTAAAGAAGTTGAACATGCTTTTCCTATATTGAGTTTAGATAAGGCTTATGATACTAAGGGATTATTGTCGTGGATTCAAAGAGTGGGATTAGAGGGCTCTAGCTTAGAACTTTCTAATGGTATCTCGGTTGAGCCAAAAATTGATGGGTGTTCGATTGTTCTTTACTATAAAGATGGAATACTTGATAAAGCTTTGACTAGAGGGGATGGAAAGGTTGGCAATGATGTTACTGAAAATATTAGAACAATTAAAAATATTCCTTTATTTATTGATAAAGGGGTTGAGTTAGTGTTACGGGGTGAGATTTATATCTCGAAGGAAAATTTTTTAAAAATAAATAAAACGTTTGGAAAACCTTATATTAATGCTAGAAATTTAGCCTCAGGTATACTTAGAAGAGTGAATAGTCGGGAGGTTTCTAATTTCCCTTTAGATATTTTTGTTTATGATGTTTTATATTCGAGTTTAGAATTGAATACAAATCATGATGCTTTTGATGAACTTAAAAAATTGGGATTTAAAGTAAATCCTTTGTTTAAATTTTTTGTTGGCACAAGCTTAGAAGAAGATGTTATTAGTTATGTGAAAGAAATAATGGATAAAAGAGAATTTTTCGAATATGAAATTGATGGTGTCGTACTTAAAGTTGATAATTTTATTTTAAGGGAGACGTTAGGGTATACTTCTCATCATCCGAAGTGGTCGATAGCCTATAAGTTTGAGTCTCTTGCAAGTATTAGCAGGGTGATTGATATTTTCGTTCAAGTTGGACGAAGTGGTAAGATCACGCCTGTTGCATACGTCGAGAGGGTCCTTGTTGCTGGAGCCTTTATCACTAATGCAACTCTGCACAATCAAGATTATATAGATTCTATTGGTTTAAATGTTGGAGATGTTGTTTCAATTTCAAGGCGTGGCGATGTAATTCCTGCCGTTGAATCAGTTGTAGAAAAACTTTCAGTTGGTAGTTTTAAAATTCCACATACTTGTCCTTCATGCGGTATGTCTTTAATCAGAGAGGGTGCTCACCTTTTTTGTATGAATAGAGACTGTAATTCCCGAATCATTGAGCAAATAAAGTATTTTTGCAGTAAGAAATGCATGGATATTACAGGATTTTCAGAGAAAACAATTGAGTTCCTTTTTAAAATGAATTTTATATATTCAGAGATGGATCTTTATACTTTTGATTTTGATAAGCTTGCTAATATGAAGGGCTTTAAGCTTAAGAGAATAGATAGTTTCAAAAGCTCAATTGAAAATAGTAAAAAAAAACCATTTAGAAAGCTGCTTCTTGGTATGGGAATTAAGGAACTTGGGGAGAACACAGTAGCATTATTAATTGCTAACAATTTAAACTCATTTGATGCAATTAGTATTCTTTGCAAAGATAAAGAGGGAGCTCTTGCAGAGCTTTTAAAGATCAAGGGAATAGGGGAGAGGATAGCTTTAAATATTATTGAATCATTTAACGATGATGCTATTCTTAATAAATTCAACTTTTTTAAAGAGATAGGATTTAAGATGGAAGAAGGTAATGCTACTGATTATTCTTTAAACATCGCCTTTTTATTTGGTAAGAAATTTTGTATTACAGGGTCTTTCCAAGAGTATTCTAGGCATACCCTTATTGAGAAGTTTACTAAAGAAGGTGCCATTTTTAACAGCTCAGTTACGAGAAGTTTAGATTTTTTACTTGTTGGGGACAAGTCTGGATCGAAAGTTAAGAGAGCTAAAGAGTTAGGCATTAAAATTGTCAGCCTTGATGATATTAAAGCATCCTTAAATTTAGATGATTAG
- a CDS encoding HPr family phosphocarrier protein, with the protein MVKKEATIKAINGLHVRPASTFVKRAKEYISDVSIEADGKSVSGKSLFRLQTLELSVGKKLLVCADGADEERAANELAELIESFKE; encoded by the coding sequence ATGGTAAAAAAAGAAGCTACGATTAAAGCTATTAATGGCTTACATGTTAGACCAGCATCAACTTTTGTAAAAAGGGCTAAGGAGTATATTAGTGATGTCTCTATAGAGGCTGATGGAAAGTCTGTTAGTGGAAAAAGTTTGTTTCGGTTGCAAACCTTGGAATTATCTGTTGGTAAGAAGCTTTTAGTTTGTGCTGATGGTGCTGATGAGGAGAGGGCTGCTAATGAGCTTGCCGAACTCATTGAATCTTTTAAAGAGTAG
- the crr gene encoding PTS glucose transporter subunit IIA, translating into MGFLDFFKKVATLDLIAPISGKVVSIDKVPDEAFAEKIVGDGIAIVPTGSELVAPCDGNIGKIFKTNHAFSLETKEGVEIFVHFGINTLNLNGKGFTRVAEEGMSVKRGDVIIRLDLEYLKVHAESVVTPVVIANSDEVSSIEYVFGKLDDGSEYILPSSTSLTLDIRNKISQAKPVEAGKDLVLRVKK; encoded by the coding sequence ATGGGGTTTTTAGATTTTTTTAAAAAGGTTGCTACTTTAGATTTAATAGCACCTATTAGTGGAAAGGTTGTGTCCATTGATAAGGTTCCAGATGAGGCTTTTGCTGAAAAGATAGTTGGTGATGGAATTGCTATTGTTCCAACGGGAAGTGAGTTGGTTGCACCTTGTGATGGTAATATTGGTAAAATTTTCAAAACCAATCATGCCTTTAGTCTTGAGACTAAAGAAGGTGTTGAAATTTTTGTGCACTTTGGTATTAATACACTTAATTTGAATGGAAAAGGATTCACAAGGGTTGCTGAGGAGGGAATGAGCGTAAAACGAGGTGATGTTATTATTAGGCTTGACCTTGAGTATTTAAAGGTTCATGCAGAGTCAGTGGTTACTCCTGTTGTTATTGCAAATTCAGATGAGGTTTCAAGCATTGAATATGTGTTTGGGAAGCTTGATGATGGTTCTGAATATATTTTACCTTCTTCTACTTCTTTGACGTTGGACATTAGAAATAAAATATCTCAGGCTAAGCCTGTTGAGGCAGGCAAAGATTTAGTCCTTAGAGTTAAAAAATAA
- the ptsP gene encoding phosphoenolpyruvate--protein phosphotransferase, with amino-acid sequence MTLSGKRISKGIGIGEALFIRKDFDKLINKSKITSSQIDEEIKKFNDAKLKAISVLESLTKKAVDQLGADKEGIFEGQMLIIEDDELADSVLNFIKYENYGAAYAVYLSFEELIKGVEEYTDVYLKERVSDFRDIRNRLVFSILGQLTDFSEIKSDVVLITEELTPSDTMQVDLSYVKGFLTTVGGETSHAAILARTMGLPALVMAPLDIDNIKDGDKLIIDGLSSVVIIDPSSSELNKYSNKILKHNEIEKELFSLKNQDAKTKDGILISLKANIGTPADIYYVNKYGLEGIGLFRTEFLYMESVKPPTEDEQFEAYKKVVETIEKKGVVTIRTLDIGGDKEIPYLHFPKEDNPFLGYRALRMYMDYEELVQSQFNAIFRASHYGRIRIMVPMLARYEEIEIINYFVEKAKENLKSRNLPFDKGLEVGCMIEVPSAALIASELASKLSFFSIGTNDLTQYTLAVDRGNDKISNLYDKYNPAVLRLIKIILDAGSSAGIDVSVCGELGGDEAGALILVGLGFRSLSMIPSASLRVKYLLKKYTISELSELANKILNSKLESETLKCLDKFIGD; translated from the coding sequence ATGACTTTATCGGGAAAAAGAATATCTAAAGGAATAGGCATAGGAGAAGCTCTTTTTATTAGGAAAGATTTTGATAAATTGATTAATAAATCAAAAATTACTTCTTCCCAAATTGATGAGGAGATAAAAAAATTTAATGATGCTAAGCTTAAAGCTATCTCTGTACTTGAAAGTCTTACTAAGAAGGCGGTAGATCAGCTTGGTGCTGATAAGGAAGGCATTTTCGAAGGGCAGATGTTAATTATTGAAGATGATGAACTTGCAGATTCTGTTCTCAATTTTATTAAGTATGAGAATTATGGTGCTGCTTATGCTGTTTATTTATCTTTTGAGGAATTGATTAAAGGTGTAGAGGAATATACAGATGTTTATTTAAAGGAAAGAGTTTCTGATTTTAGGGATATTAGGAATAGGCTTGTTTTTAGTATTTTAGGTCAGTTGACAGATTTTTCTGAAATTAAGAGTGATGTAGTTCTGATTACTGAAGAATTAACGCCTTCTGATACAATGCAGGTTGACTTAAGTTATGTTAAAGGGTTTTTAACTACAGTTGGTGGCGAAACTTCTCATGCTGCCATATTGGCAAGGACAATGGGACTTCCAGCTCTTGTTATGGCTCCTTTGGATATTGATAATATTAAGGATGGTGATAAATTGATAATTGATGGACTTTCTTCGGTAGTTATTATTGATCCTTCATCCAGTGAACTTAATAAATATTCAAATAAGATATTGAAACATAATGAGATTGAAAAAGAGCTTTTCTCATTAAAGAATCAGGATGCAAAGACTAAGGACGGTATTCTAATATCGCTAAAAGCTAATATTGGGACTCCTGCGGATATTTATTATGTTAATAAATATGGGCTTGAGGGAATAGGGCTTTTTAGGACAGAGTTTTTATATATGGAATCTGTGAAGCCACCAACAGAGGATGAACAGTTTGAAGCTTACAAGAAGGTCGTCGAGACTATTGAGAAGAAAGGTGTTGTTACTATTCGTACTCTTGATATTGGAGGAGATAAGGAGATCCCTTATCTCCATTTTCCGAAAGAAGATAATCCTTTTTTGGGATATCGTGCTCTTAGAATGTATATGGACTATGAGGAATTGGTACAGAGTCAATTTAATGCAATCTTTAGGGCTAGTCATTATGGTAGGATCAGAATAATGGTTCCTATGCTTGCTCGATATGAGGAAATTGAGATAATTAATTATTTTGTAGAAAAAGCTAAAGAAAATTTAAAATCTAGAAATTTGCCTTTTGATAAAGGTTTGGAAGTGGGGTGTATGATAGAGGTACCTTCAGCAGCTTTAATTGCTTCTGAACTTGCTAGCAAATTGAGCTTCTTTAGTATTGGGACTAATGATTTAACTCAGTATACTTTGGCTGTGGATCGTGGTAATGATAAGATATCAAATTTATATGACAAATATAATCCTGCTGTTTTAAGACTGATTAAGATCATTCTTGATGCTGGGAGTAGTGCTGGTATTGATGTGTCTGTTTGTGGTGAACTTGGGGGAGATGAGGCTGGGGCTTTGATTCTTGTTGGTCTTGGATTTAGATCTTTGAGTATGATTCCTAGTGCTTCGCTTAGAGTTAAGTATTTGCTCAAAAAATATACAATATCTGAGCTAAGTGAATTGGCAAATAAGATATTAAATAGTAAATTAGAATCAGAGACTTTGAAATGTTTAGATAAATTTATAGGAGATTAA
- a CDS encoding BAPKO_0422 family outer member beta-barrel protein, whose product MKTFILIPILLLSISFNISANDVYPNRGFFGIGILGPFPSTFQLNFGQKIEVEIGIYNGLKNLFKNFDTMFASLDFIISTFNFSEESHMIDMSIGIGLYGLWWISEWENTHRIYNSMNIGGRLSFILNFAIVKRSFDIFLKAGPGINIWGGGGNLAQRWEIFAGLGLRVWFI is encoded by the coding sequence ATGAAAACATTTATATTAATTCCAATCTTATTACTAAGCATTTCTTTTAATATTTCAGCAAACGATGTGTATCCAAATCGAGGTTTCTTTGGAATAGGGATTCTGGGTCCATTTCCAAGCACATTCCAACTAAATTTTGGTCAAAAAATCGAAGTAGAAATTGGAATTTACAATGGCTTAAAAAACTTATTTAAAAATTTTGATACAATGTTTGCTTCTTTAGATTTCATTATATCCACATTTAATTTCTCTGAAGAATCGCATATGATAGATATGTCAATTGGAATTGGTCTTTATGGGTTATGGTGGATATCAGAATGGGAAAATACTCATAGAATTTACAATTCGATGAATATTGGAGGAAGATTATCCTTCATACTAAATTTTGCAATTGTCAAAAGAAGCTTTGACATATTCTTAAAAGCAGGACCTGGTATCAATATTTGGGGTGGTGGTGGCAATTTGGCTCAAAGATGGGAGATCTTTGCAGGACTTGGCCTTAGGGTCTGGTTTATATAA
- a CDS encoding BAPKO_0422 family outer member beta-barrel protein — protein MQKLILIMALLLIIWTSAFARSSYLNRGVGFGGSIGNPIFNYIVSFPFIDLEIGYGGTNGINLSGLKIKSKKYDFNVFLLAALDLIFTIPVIERLSIGMGIGGSIHMSSHKSDLINMQIGFGLRMPITMFYDLTEKVEIGFKIAPSIEFVSNSRSLVYHHLYAGFKTNIVGGIFAKYYI, from the coding sequence ATGCAAAAGTTAATACTAATAATGGCGCTACTACTAATCATATGGACTAGTGCATTTGCTAGAAGTTCATACTTAAACAGAGGCGTGGGATTTGGAGGAAGTATTGGAAATCCCATTTTTAATTATATTGTGTCATTTCCATTCATTGATCTTGAAATAGGCTATGGTGGAACTAACGGCATAAATTTATCTGGACTCAAAATTAAATCAAAAAAATATGATTTTAATGTATTTCTACTCGCCGCTTTAGATTTAATCTTCACAATACCCGTAATAGAAAGGTTATCTATTGGAATGGGAATTGGGGGAAGTATACACATGTCATCTCACAAATCAGATCTCATAAATATGCAAATAGGATTTGGATTAAGAATGCCAATAACAATGTTCTATGACTTAACAGAAAAAGTAGAAATAGGATTTAAAATTGCACCCTCAATAGAATTTGTATCAAACTCAAGATCTCTTGTATACCACCATCTCTACGCAGGATTTAAGACAAACATAGTAGGCGGAATATTCGCCAAATATTATATTTAA
- a CDS encoding consevred protein — translation MSGTKVYYPESFNALISLFRKEASNYIIYNELDFHKNFEIFKEREVSSNFFLINNFERLRKVFLKSNFLEMGPCVTYDEILQFGERNIPRLFYEFISKLNDKIYLNSINIANGFYYKNTVFDLYPLLLSLDAQLEFKNILTKKTYTLNAYSINRDDYIQNRNTLFLTKLKFPITNLWNKSFYSKVFVDTFSFDILEEVDIIFICVLLNVKRDIISDFLMKIFYDDKVITLRDFQVLLLGKSLPFSLFEIEDSLKMLDKNIRDAKNFSLGERNLKVVKNFYFDILANF, via the coding sequence ATGAGTGGCACGAAAGTGTATTACCCAGAAAGCTTTAATGCACTTATTAGTTTGTTTAGGAAAGAGGCAAGCAATTATATCATTTATAATGAACTTGATTTTCATAAAAATTTTGAGATTTTTAAGGAGAGGGAAGTTTCTAGTAACTTTTTTCTAATTAATAATTTTGAAAGATTGAGAAAAGTTTTCCTTAAGAGTAATTTTTTAGAAATGGGGCCATGTGTTACTTATGATGAAATATTGCAATTTGGAGAGAGAAACATTCCAAGGTTATTTTATGAATTTATTTCAAAATTGAATGATAAAATATATTTAAATAGTATTAATATTGCTAATGGTTTCTATTACAAGAATACTGTTTTTGATCTTTATCCCTTATTGTTAAGTCTTGATGCTCAGCTTGAATTTAAAAATATTTTAACTAAAAAAACTTACACCTTGAACGCTTATAGTATTAATAGGGATGATTATATACAGAACCGCAATACTTTATTTTTGACCAAATTGAAATTTCCAATTACGAATTTGTGGAATAAGAGTTTTTATAGTAAAGTATTTGTTGATACTTTTTCGTTTGATATTTTAGAAGAGGTTGACATTATTTTTATTTGCGTGCTTTTGAATGTTAAAAGAGATATTATAAGTGATTTTTTAATGAAAATATTTTATGATGATAAAGTTATTACTTTAAGGGATTTTCAAGTTTTGCTTCTGGGTAAATCTTTGCCTTTTTCTCTATTTGAAATTGAAGATTCCCTTAAGATGCTAGATAAGAATATTCGAGATGCTAAAAACTTTAGTTTAGGCGAGCGGAACTTGAAGGTAGTAAAAAATTTTTATTTTGATATATTAGCTAATTTTTAA
- a CDS encoding response regulator translates to MKENRKALIVDDSIFMRKKLIKILKKLGFKEFFEAEDGTQAIQEFEKQDEFDLITLDITMMGMDGMTALEKIKEVNNKLSRKVNILMVTAVGKQELMTRALELGAKGYIIKPFREDQIVDQIKTLN, encoded by the coding sequence TTGAAAGAAAATAGGAAAGCCTTAATAGTTGATGATTCTATTTTTATGCGAAAAAAATTAATCAAAATACTAAAGAAATTAGGCTTTAAAGAATTTTTTGAAGCAGAAGACGGAACTCAGGCTATTCAAGAATTTGAAAAGCAAGACGAATTTGACCTAATAACTCTTGATATTACAATGATGGGAATGGATGGTATGACAGCTCTTGAGAAAATAAAGGAAGTTAACAATAAGCTTTCAAGAAAAGTTAATATCTTAATGGTTACAGCAGTTGGAAAGCAAGAACTAATGACAAGAGCTTTGGAACTTGGTGCTAAGGGATATATTATAAAACCTTTCAGAGAAGATCAAATAGTAGATCAAATAAAAACATTAAACTAG